A stretch of DNA from Deltaproteobacteria bacterium:
GATGGCCGGAAATGGGCTGGGGAGGCCTCGGTAAAGGGTCTTGCCGTCGTGATAGATCAGAGAACTCTTCCCGTGCATCAACCTCTTGGCCCGAATGATTTTCCCTCCGAAAGCCGAGCCAATGCACTGGTGGCCCAGACATACTCCCAGGACGGGAATCTGGCCGGCCATCTGCAAGATTGCCCTCTCGGAAATTCCGGCCTCCTGCGGGGTACAGGGCCCAGGTGAAACAACCAGGTACTTGGGTTTTATCTTACAGATGGTGGATAGGTTAATCTGGTCGTTGCGGTAAACCAGGCATGTTTCTCCCAGCTCACCCAGGTACTGCACCAAGTTGAAAGTAAAAGA
This window harbors:
- a CDS encoding aminodeoxychorismate/anthranilate synthase component II, whose translation is MILLIDNYDSFTFNLVQYLGELGETCLVYRNDQINLSTICKIKPKYLVVSPGPCTPQEAGISERAILQMAGQIPVLGVCLGHQCIGSAFGGKIIRAKRLMHGKSSLIYHDGKTLYRGLPSPFPAIRYHSLLIERESLPECLEISAETEEGEIMGVRHKIFPVEGVQFHPESIMTPGGKILLKNFLAIEENNHAEKIHC